A stretch of the Medicago truncatula cultivar Jemalong A17 chromosome 5, MtrunA17r5.0-ANR, whole genome shotgun sequence genome encodes the following:
- the LOC11432456 gene encoding ubiquitin carboxyl-terminal hydrolase 13 has protein sequence MARELVDERSTSFAAHKRRKTTDSVGPQPENATIVDSQPGKDPSPFKFTWRIERFSWRNEIKLCSDVFDVGGYKWHVIIFPEGDNAMDHLSMYFGVADSENLPNGWSIYAQFTMSLVNQINAEDSVTKDLRHRFNEQECDWGEPSFIPLDELSDPSRGYVVNNTLVVEVEVTRNVDEKDIADHVRERLKKDQKVQKHKNKENTEAHLYTIIRVVRDEDLAQQIGKDIYFDLVDPDKVSSFRVPKNTTFKDFKKLLAKEFDIPAGFQRFWYWARSQNHTYRPIRPMRQTEEARSVGQIVLFLEVERGPDLRPMAPVPVTMRKHDILLFFKLYDPEKEELRYVGRLFVNCYSNPSAILARINKLAGYDLDEEIELYEEIEFEPNVKCDPVDKKLTFTESKLNNGAIICFQKASAVDNEKHFRYPDVPSYMKYVHNRQVPICLSDIEPKDEESLEEKNENIISEETNVDKNIEAQQSKGENEGTSKSNTSKLVSIDSEEFDAMVDEDVIAAIDRVLSEGITLSLKSQHSVQGREYSKRDPNLPEQLLQELRDIAFKGDLVEKLKEGLTSKVNFNAVKEKIDANADAFSSLQLEQVGAVVNLLNNIVRMLEKIENLKKERNIAKKSTDQDSEALKETRQKILNSMTSFTNDQTELNSLDAQIAKLQEDRAKIAEIQDQEKDKITSLNKDVKSIFQHLVDDQIKLKSVGRSNSGNSI, from the exons ATGGCAAGAGAACTCGTAGATGAAAGAAGTACCTCTTTTGCAGCTcataagagaagaaagacaACAGATTCAG TAGGTCCTCAACCTGAAAATGCCACCATTGTGGATAGCCAGCCTGGCAAGGATCCTTCTCCATTTAAATTCACATGGAGAATTGAAAGATTTTCTTGGAGGAACGAGATAAAGCTCTGTTCAGATGTATTTGATGTTGGGGGCTATAAATG GCATGTAATTATTTTCCCAGAAGGGGACAATGCGATGGACCATTTGTCCATGTATTTTGGCGTTGCAGATTCAGAAAATTTGCCCAACGGTTGGAGTATTTATGCACAGTTTACCATGTCTTTAGTTAATCAAATCAATGCTGAGGACTCTGTGACAAAAG ACTTGCGGCACCGATTCAATGAACAAGAATGTGATTGGGGCGAGCCGTCCTTCATACCTCTTGATGAATTATCTGATCCTTCAAGAGGGTATGTTGTGAATAATACTCTTGTAGTTGAAGTTGAGGTAACACGCAATGTGGATGAGAAAGACATCGCTGACCATGTAAGG GAGAGGTTGAAGAAAGACCAGAAAGTACAAaagcacaaaaataaagaaaacacaGAGGCTCACCTCTACACTATTATAAGG GTGGTACGAGATGAAGACCTTGCACAACAGATTGGAAAGGATATATATTTTGATCTTGTTGACCCTGACAAAGTGAGCAGTTTTCGTGTTCCCAAGAATACGACATTTAAAGATTTCAAG AAATTGCTTGCTAAAGAGTTTGACATACCGGCTGGATTCCAGCGCTTTTGGTATTGGGCAAGGAGTCAAAACCATACATATCGTCCTATTCGGCCAATGAGACAAACAGAGGAAGCAAGAAGC GTTGGACAAATTGTATTGTTTTTGGAAGTCGAGCGTGGACCG GATTTACGCCCCATGGCACCAGTACCAGTCACTATGAGAAAGCATGAcatattactttttttcaagTTATATGATCCTGAAAAAGAAGAGCTGCG TTATGTTGGAAGGCTCTTTGTTAACTGTTATAGTAACCCGTCAGCAATTTTAGCAAGGATAAATAAATTGGCTGGTTATGATCTTGATGAAGAGATTGAACTTTATGAG GAAATTGAGTTTGAACCAAATGTTAAATGTGATCCTGTTGACAAGAAATTAACATTTACAGAAAGCAAG TTGAACAATGGTGCTATTATATGCTTTCAGAAAGCTTCTGCAGTGGATAACGAGAAACATTTCCGCTATCCCGATGTGCCTTCATACATGAAATATGTGCACAATCGCCAg GTTCCTATTTGTCTCTCAGACATAGAACCCAAAGATGAAGAATCGTTAGAGGAGAAAAACGAAAATATTATATCCGAAGAAACAAATGTTGACAAAAACATTGAAGCTCAACAGTCAAAAGGGGAAAATGAAGGTACCAGCAAATCCAACACTTCAAAATTAGTCAGCATAGACTCTGAAGAATTTGATGCTATGGTAGATGAGGATGTCATTGCGGCAATTGACAGAGTTTTATCGGAAGGGATTACTCTTTCCTTAAAATCCCAGCATTCTGTCCAAGGACGAGAATACTCAAAACGGGATCCCAATCTCCCTGAGCAACTTCTTCAGGAATTAAGGGATATTGCTTTTAAAGGAGACTTGgttgaaaaacttaaagaagGTCTCACTTCTAAAGTTAATTTCAACGCAGTCAAGGAAAAAATTGACGCTAATGCTGATGCATTTTCCTCTCTCCAATTAGAACAAGTCGGTGCTGTTGTTAACCTTCTCAACAACATTGTGAGGATgcttgaaaaaattgaaaatttgaaaaaagagcGAAACATAGCCAAGAAGAGCACTGACCAAGATAGTGAAGCATTGAAGGAAACCAGACAGAAAATATTGAACTCAATGACTTCCTTTACAAACGACCAAACAGAACTCAACTCTCTTGATGCTCAGATTGCAAAACTACAAGAAGACAGGGCCAAAATTGCTGAGATTCAAGATCAAGAGAAAGATAAGATTACATCTTTGAATAAAGATGTTAAGTCAATTTTCCAGCACCTCGTTGATGATCAAATCAAGTTGAAAAGTGTTGGAAGATCAAATTCCGGAAACTCAATCTGA
- the LOC11428814 gene encoding uncharacterized protein, which yields MKQSSMATITSSLHPSPSFLTRKYNNIKFHHASSLTKTCAQSQGTEPGVSEDASSIGSLSSSRAQLDLLEQFTSTSSSVIGYESDGSSQRLTIREQLAQLVGERDDDFSLPLGKNLKKVSAKFLTTSQRRNIKRQSYLNEVSQRNDSTFFATIGAFVLLPPLIILGIAILTGYVQLLP from the exons ATGAAGCAAAGTTCCATGGCCACCATCACTTCTTCTCTTCATCCAAGCCCTTCCTTTCTCACACGaaaatataataacatcaaattCCACCATGCTTCTTCTTTAACCAAAACATGTGCTCAATCACAAGGGACTGAACCTGGTGTTTCTGAGGATGCATCTTCTATtg GATCTTTATCTTCTTCTCGTGCACAACTCGATCTTTTGGAGCAATTTACATCTACAAGCTCATCAGTCATTG GTTATGAAAGTGATGGCAGCTCTCAGAGACTTACAATTCGGGAACAGCTTGCACAGTTGGTTGGAGAAAGGGATGATGATTTCAGTCTTCCCTTAGGTAAAAACTTGAAGAAAGTGAGTGCAAAGTTCTTAACAACATCACAAAGGAGAAATATCAAGAGACAGAGTTATCTAAATGAAGTGTCTCAAAGGAATGATTCAACTTTTTTTGCAACTATAGGAGCATTTGTGCTTCTTCCACCTCTTATAATTCTAGGAATAGCTATATTAACTGGTTATGTACAGCTTTTACCTTGA
- the LOC11431499 gene encoding GDSL esterase/lipase At4g10955: protein MANRVVPNPREAHPDAFHVSGPRNVTSLNWRDLISSSWKDPKYKRTVIACFIQAVYLLELDRHEKRAPDNALAPNWWIPFKYKLTKTLIDERDKSIFGAILEWDQSAALADLVLIRPSGAPRAVLVLRGTLLRSPTMRRDIEDDLRFVAWESLKGSVRFKVTLETLKSICETYGSSNVCIAGHSLGAGFALQVGKELAKQGIYVEAHLFNPPSVSLAMSLKNIGEKAEYVWSRVKSVLPYGKEAKVSNDVDKTSAVASKSWMSRLPRSGSGLKDASVVGITKWIPHLYVNNSDYICCYYNDTNGTAEKVVDKENVGGQIAAKLFVVSKEKQKFLEAHGLEQWWSSDAELQQVIHNSKLISRQLSSLYTSTPSRIVTIVKAL from the exons ATGGCAAACCGTGTTGTTCCAAATCCACGTGAAGCTCATCCTGATGCTTTTCATGTCTCTGGTCCTAGAAATGTCACTTCCCTTAATTGGAGAGATCTTATAAGCTCTAGTTG GAAGGATCCAAAGTACAAGCGAACAGTCATTGCCTGCTTTATACAGGCAGTGTACTTGCTTGAACTTGATAGACACGAGAAAAGAGCACCGGACAATGCCCTAGCCCCGAATTGGTGGATTCCCTTCAAATACAAGCTCACGAAAACATTAATTGACGAACGAGATAAATCCATTTTTGGCGCAATACTTGAATGGGATCAGTCCGCAGCACTGGCTGACTTAGTACTAATTAGACCAAGTGGTGCCCCTAGAGCTGTTTTAGTACTCCGAGGAACATTACTCAGAAGTCCTACAATGCGAAGAGACATTGAAGATGACCTCCGTTTCGTTGCTTGGGAAAGCTTGAAAGGGTCTGTCAGGTTTAAGGTGACTTTGGAGACTCTAAAATCAATTTGTGAAACCTATGGAAGTAGCAATGTATGCATTGCAGGCCATTCCTTAGGGGCTGGTTTTGCTCTTCAAGTAGGAAAAGAACTAGCGAAACAAGGAATCTATGTGGAGGCACATTTATTCAATCCACCTTCCGTTTCACTGGCGATGAGTCTAAAAAATATAGGAGAAAAGGCTGAATACGTTTGGAGTAGAGTTAAATCTGTGCTTCCTTATGGTAAGGAAGCAAAAGTTAGCAACGATGTGGATAAGACCTCGGCTGTCGCATCGAAAAGTTGGATGTCTCGGTTACCCCGTTCCGGTTCCGGTTTGAAGGATGCTAGTGTTGTTGGTATAACAAAATGGATTCCTCATTTGTATGTTAACAATAGTGACTATATATGTTGCTATTACAATGACACTAATGGAACAGCGGAGAAAGTGGTTGATAAGGAGAATGTAGGTGGACAAATTGCAGCAAAATTGTTTGTTGTGTctaaggaaaaacaaaaatttcttgAGGCTCATGGATTGGAACAATGGTGGTCAAGCGATGCAGAGCTTCAACAGGTTATTCATAACAGCAAACTCATAAGTAGACAACTTTCATCTTTATACACTTCTACTCCTTCCCGAATTGTAACAATTGTTAAGGCATTGTAA
- the LOC11442259 gene encoding uncharacterized protein isoform X1 codes for MASAESSPLMSFDHVQASVTEFARGFNHSYYQPLHLAILNGDWESTKAFLDNDPSTLTAKITILGRTALHVAAVGAQWKLVEKLVQYMPANMLSELDLMGCTCLHYVAMGESVDSAKTLAAKYPSLTQVTDFKGFTPLIYSITSTRCKDMVWYLVLSTTDERPGCPFSGPSASQLVALLTAAGFHDITMYLLQRYPNLATISDSNGSIILNVLSKLPSHFQSGHKLGFWKRCIYHCVPVELEHLPPNQSSHHQSYFGNTIWDALQTLVPSIKLVRDTKLRHVNAVRLVEFVSSQASNLNDCQFWQSFVSADIIFSATSSGIVEILRICFRFFPDLIWTHMPNEGYVAQIAIKNRQQKVFSLLCKMPIIFKLLVLALDESQNTTSHLAARLASQVESISGSAFQMQRELQWFKEVEKLDHPLHKEVKNQEGKTAWQVFKEEHKALLEEGKNWMKDTSNSCMLVATLIATIAFAAAITVPGGNNQDKGIPIFLSDNTFMVFVVSDALALFSSMASLLMFLAILNARYTEEDFMMALPERLILGMASLFFAVVTTMVAFGAALSMLLKERLTWAPIPIALLACVPIALFAKLQLPLFIEMVISTYESQF; via the exons ATGGCATCTGCAGAATCAAGTCCATTGATGTCTTTTGATCATGTCCAGGCTTCTGTCACTGAGTTCG CTAGGGGATTTAACCACAGTTACTACCAACCCCTGCACTTAGCAATACTAAATGGCGATTGGGAATCCACAAAGGCTTTCCTTGATAACGATCCAAGCACATTGACAGCGAAGATTACAATACTTGGTAGGACTGCACTTCATGTTGCAGCGGTAGGAGCTCAATGGAAACTTGTTGAGAAATTGGTGCAATATATGCCTGCAAATATGCTATCGGAATTGGATTTGATGGGTTGTACTTGCCTTCACTATGTTGCTATGGGCGAAAGTGTAGATTCTGCTAAGACGTTGGCGGCAAAATATCCTTCTCTTACACAAGTAACTGATTTTAAAGGATTCACACCACTCATCTATAGTATTACCTCTACAAGATGTAAGGACATGGTTTGGTATCTTGTTTTGAGTACTACTGATGAGAGACCTGGCTGTCCATTCTCTGGTCCCTCAGCTAGTCAACTTGTTGCTTTGCTTACTGCCGCCGGATTTCATG ATATCACCATGTATCTTCTTCAGCGCTACCCTAACTTGGCAACAATTTCTGATTCAAATGGAAGCATTATACTTAATGTTCTGTCAAAATTGCCATCACACTTTCAAAGTGGACACAAGCTTGGATTTTGGAAAAGATGCATTTACCACT GCGTTCCTGTAGAACTCGAGCATTTGCCACCCAATCAGTCAAGCCATCACCAGTCTTATTTTGGAAATACAATATGGGATGCCCTTCAAACTCTTG TTCCTAGCATAAAGCTAGTTAGAGATACAAAGTTGAGACATGTAAATGCTGTGAGATTGGTAGAGTTTGTTTCCTCACAAGCTTCAAACCTGAATGACTGTCAATTCTGGCAATCTTTTGTGAGTGCAGACATTATTTTCAGTGCAACATCATCTGGCATTGTTGAAATTTTAAGGATCTGTTTTAGGTTTTTTCCTGATTTGATTTGGACTCACATGCCAAATGAAGGGTATGTTGCTCAAATTGCCATAAAGAATAGGCAACAAAAAGTTTTTAGTCTTCTATGCAAGATgccaataattttcaagcttttagTCCTGGCATTAGATGAATCACAGAACACTACATCACATCTGGCCGCAAGGTTGGCTTCTCAAGTAGAGTCAATTTCAGGTTCAGCATTTCAAATGCAAAGAGAGTTACAGTGGTTTAAG GAAGTAGAGAAATTGGATCACCCTCTCCATAAAGAAGTTAAAAACCAAGAAGGTAAAACAGCATGGCAAGTGTTCAAGGAAGAACATAAAGCATTGCTTGAAGAAGGGAAAAATTGGATGAAGGATACATCAAACTCTTGTATGTTAGTAGCAACTCTTATTGCGACAATCGCCTTTGCAGCCGCAATAACTGTACCTGGAGGTAACAACCAGGACAAAGGAATACCAATATTCTTGTCAGACAACACATTCATGGTATTTGTTGTGTCAGATGCACTAGCCTTATTTTCCTCAATGGCTTCTCTTCTAATGTTTCTAGCAATCCTAAATGCACGATACACCGAAGAAGATTTTATGATGGCATTGCCTGAGAGATTAATATTAGGTATGGCTTCTTTGTTCTTTGCTGTTGTGACTACAATGGTAGCATTTGGTGCAGCTTTGTCTATGTTGCTAAAGGAGAGACTTACATGGGCTCCAATTCCTATTGCTCTTTTGGCTTGTGTTCCAATTGCTCTATTTGCAAAGCTTCAACTTCCTTTGTTCATAGAAATGGTCATATCAACATATGAATCTCAATTTTGA
- the LOC11442259 gene encoding uncharacterized protein isoform X2 yields the protein MPANMLSELDLMGCTCLHYVAMGESVDSAKTLAAKYPSLTQVTDFKGFTPLIYSITSTRCKDMVWYLVLSTTDERPGCPFSGPSASQLVALLTAAGFHDITMYLLQRYPNLATISDSNGSIILNVLSKLPSHFQSGHKLGFWKRCIYHCVPVELEHLPPNQSSHHQSYFGNTIWDALQTLVPSIKLVRDTKLRHVNAVRLVEFVSSQASNLNDCQFWQSFVSADIIFSATSSGIVEILRICFRFFPDLIWTHMPNEGYVAQIAIKNRQQKVFSLLCKMPIIFKLLVLALDESQNTTSHLAARLASQVESISGSAFQMQRELQWFKEVEKLDHPLHKEVKNQEGKTAWQVFKEEHKALLEEGKNWMKDTSNSCMLVATLIATIAFAAAITVPGGNNQDKGIPIFLSDNTFMVFVVSDALALFSSMASLLMFLAILNARYTEEDFMMALPERLILGMASLFFAVVTTMVAFGAALSMLLKERLTWAPIPIALLACVPIALFAKLQLPLFIEMVISTYESQF from the exons ATGCCTGCAAATATGCTATCGGAATTGGATTTGATGGGTTGTACTTGCCTTCACTATGTTGCTATGGGCGAAAGTGTAGATTCTGCTAAGACGTTGGCGGCAAAATATCCTTCTCTTACACAAGTAACTGATTTTAAAGGATTCACACCACTCATCTATAGTATTACCTCTACAAGATGTAAGGACATGGTTTGGTATCTTGTTTTGAGTACTACTGATGAGAGACCTGGCTGTCCATTCTCTGGTCCCTCAGCTAGTCAACTTGTTGCTTTGCTTACTGCCGCCGGATTTCATG ATATCACCATGTATCTTCTTCAGCGCTACCCTAACTTGGCAACAATTTCTGATTCAAATGGAAGCATTATACTTAATGTTCTGTCAAAATTGCCATCACACTTTCAAAGTGGACACAAGCTTGGATTTTGGAAAAGATGCATTTACCACT GCGTTCCTGTAGAACTCGAGCATTTGCCACCCAATCAGTCAAGCCATCACCAGTCTTATTTTGGAAATACAATATGGGATGCCCTTCAAACTCTTG TTCCTAGCATAAAGCTAGTTAGAGATACAAAGTTGAGACATGTAAATGCTGTGAGATTGGTAGAGTTTGTTTCCTCACAAGCTTCAAACCTGAATGACTGTCAATTCTGGCAATCTTTTGTGAGTGCAGACATTATTTTCAGTGCAACATCATCTGGCATTGTTGAAATTTTAAGGATCTGTTTTAGGTTTTTTCCTGATTTGATTTGGACTCACATGCCAAATGAAGGGTATGTTGCTCAAATTGCCATAAAGAATAGGCAACAAAAAGTTTTTAGTCTTCTATGCAAGATgccaataattttcaagcttttagTCCTGGCATTAGATGAATCACAGAACACTACATCACATCTGGCCGCAAGGTTGGCTTCTCAAGTAGAGTCAATTTCAGGTTCAGCATTTCAAATGCAAAGAGAGTTACAGTGGTTTAAG GAAGTAGAGAAATTGGATCACCCTCTCCATAAAGAAGTTAAAAACCAAGAAGGTAAAACAGCATGGCAAGTGTTCAAGGAAGAACATAAAGCATTGCTTGAAGAAGGGAAAAATTGGATGAAGGATACATCAAACTCTTGTATGTTAGTAGCAACTCTTATTGCGACAATCGCCTTTGCAGCCGCAATAACTGTACCTGGAGGTAACAACCAGGACAAAGGAATACCAATATTCTTGTCAGACAACACATTCATGGTATTTGTTGTGTCAGATGCACTAGCCTTATTTTCCTCAATGGCTTCTCTTCTAATGTTTCTAGCAATCCTAAATGCACGATACACCGAAGAAGATTTTATGATGGCATTGCCTGAGAGATTAATATTAGGTATGGCTTCTTTGTTCTTTGCTGTTGTGACTACAATGGTAGCATTTGGTGCAGCTTTGTCTATGTTGCTAAAGGAGAGACTTACATGGGCTCCAATTCCTATTGCTCTTTTGGCTTGTGTTCCAATTGCTCTATTTGCAAAGCTTCAACTTCCTTTGTTCATAGAAATGGTCATATCAACATATGAATCTCAATTTTGA
- the LOC11442260 gene encoding GDSL esterase/lipase At4g10955 has product MLSIRDYRYKVHVKPTQILIDERDGSIFGAIFEWDRSAALSEFKPFKPVGAPRAVLALRGTLVRFPTMRRDFEDDFRFVAWESLKDSVRFKVAMDAVKSVYDTYGSRNVCIAGHSLGAEFGLQVGKELAKERINVETHLFNPPSVSLALSRGNIGEKAEYVWNRIKTVLPSSSEAHVSNDVDETCVMRLKRMIPRLSCLMDAGFGKRKWILHLYVNSNDWIRYFYVHSNGTRENMGEVESMDPTNQQNEAKLFVVSKENQKFLEAHSMKQWWSSDGNIELRHDIRNSKLVSAQLKSLNSSTPSQVILFYYLRYISLATSRVNIRDATDYLWSILKCVPRISGKAQISNGGEVKIARKENMDPEEGKISATHGKQWWPSDTKLHQALRDSKLHIRRQVRSLYIVTPWEVIKRLNPFISHPNCLNNIGQKEEFVWKWNSIKSILLSSSETQMKNDNNNKISSVPLKSWMPSLSGFRDVGFALVRKASPMFNLPFVSSVIRR; this is encoded by the coding sequence ATGCTGTCAATCAGAGACTATCGTTATAAAGTCCATGTCAAACCGACACAAATATTGATTGATGAAAGAGATGGGTCCATTTTCGGTGCAATATTTGAATGGGATCGGTCTGCAGCATTGTCTGAATTCAAACCATTCAAACCAGTTGGAGCCCCAAGAGCTGTTTTAGCACTCAGAGGAACGCTGGTCAGATTTCCTACTATGCGAAGAGATTTTGAAGACGATTTCCGCTTTGTTGCTTGGGAAAGCTTGAAGGATTCTGTGAGGTTTAAAGTAGCTATGGATGCAGTAAAATCGGTTTATGATACATATGGAAGCAGAAATGTATGCATTGCAGGGCATTCTTTAGGTGCTGAATTTGGTCTTCAGGTGGGAAAAGAATTGGCAAAGGAAAGGATTAATGTGGAAACGCATTTATTTAATCCACCTTCTGTTTCACTTGCTCTGAGTCGGGGAAACATTGGAGAAAAGGCGGAATATGTTTGGAATAGAATTAAAACTGTGCTTCCTTCAAGTAGTGAAGCTCATGTCAGTAACGATGTGGACGAGACTTGTGTTATGCGATTGAAGAGAATGATACCTCGATTATCATGCTTGATGGATGCTggttttggaaaaagaaaatggatTCTGCATCTTTATGTTAACAGCAATGATTGGATTCGTTACTTTTATGTCCATTCCAATGGAACAAGAGAAAATATGGGCGAAGTTGAGAGTATGGATCCTACAAATCAGCAAAATGAAGCCAAGTTGTTTGTTGTCTCAAAGGAAAACCAGAAATTTCTCGAGGCTCATAGCATGAAACAATGGTGGTCAAGTGACGGAAACATAGAGCTTAGGCATGATATCCGCAATAGCAAACTCGTAAGCGCGCAACTAAAATCTTTGAATAGTAGTACACCTTCTCAGGTCATACTTTTCTATTATCTACGGTATATTTCATTAGCCACGAGTCGCGTAAATATTAGAGATGCGACAGATTATCTTTGGAGTATACTTAAATGTGTGCCTCGTATAAGTGGTAAAGCTCAAATCAGCAATGGTGGAGAAGTGAAGATAGCTAGAAAGGAGAATATGGATCCTGAAGAGGGTAAAATTTCTGCAACTCATGGCAAACAATGGTGGCCAAGTGACACAAAACTTCACCAAGCTCTCCGTGATAGCAAACTACACATAAGAAGGCAAGTTAGATCGTTATACATCGTTACACCTTGGGAAGTAATAAAAAGATTAAATCCTTTTATTTCACATCCCAATTGTCTCAATAATATTGGACAAAAAGAAGAATTTGTATGGAAATGGAATAGTATTAAATCCATACTTCTTTCAAGTAGTGAAACTCAAATGAAAAATGACAATAACAACAAGATATCAAGTGTACCGTTGAAGAGTTGGATGCCTTCACTATCAGGCTTCAGGGATGTTGGTTTTGCTTTGGTCAGAAAGGCTTCTCCTATGTTTAATCTACCTTTTGTTTCATCAGTCATACGTCGTTGA
- the LOC11437049 gene encoding GDSL esterase/lipase At4g10955 → MANHVVVPPLDESKSSDPRNMTTNLNWRDFIDSSWKDAIYKRRAIASLIQAVYYLELDRQENRTKENSRAPDFWIPFKYKPTQILIDERDGSIFGAIFEWDRSAALSEFKPFKPIGAPRAVLALRGTLIRFPTMRRDFEDDFRFLAWESLKDSVRFKVSMDAVKSMYDTYGSRNVWIGGHSLGAGFGLQVGKELAKEMINVEAHLFNPPSVSLAMSLGNIGEKAEYVWNRTRILLPSSGEPQISIDVDETYVDETYIVRLKRMMPRLSRLMDARLGREKWVPHLYVNKNDWISYFYIHADGTRENIADVENMDPSNEHNEAKLYVITKEDQKFLEAHGLKQWWSSDGNIELKHDIRNGKLVSVQLKSLNTGTPSEVALFYYSQYVSLTTSHINIREATDYVWNILKCVPHHISGKAQISNDGQMTSDISLMGWIPQLSGLKDTSYWVWKWIPLLYANENVGAVKKMVRKENMDHEDGRITANLFTVSKEQLKFLAAHGLEQ, encoded by the exons ATGGCAAACCATGTTGTTGTTCCTCCCTTAGATGAAAGTAAATCATCTGATCCTCGTAACATGACCACAAACCTTAACTGGAGGGACTTCATTGATTCTAGCTG GAAGGACGCAATTTATAAACGAAGAGCCATTGCAAGCCTTATACAGGCAGTGTACTATCTTGAACTCGACAGGCAGGAGAACAGAACAAAAGAAAACTCTCGAGCTCCAGATTTTTGGATTCCCTTCAAGTATAAACCTACACAAATATTGATTGATGAAAGAGATGGGTCCATTTTCGGTGCAATATTTGAATGGGATCGGTCTGCAGCATTGTCTGAATTCAAACCATTTAAACCAATTGGTGCCCCCAGAGCTGTTTTAGCACTCAGAGGAACATTGATCAGATTCCCTACAATGCGAAGAGATTTTGAAGACGATTTCCGCTTTCTTGCTTGGGAAAGCTTGAAGGACTCTGTGAGGTTTAAAGTATCCATGGATGCAGTAAAATCAATGTATGATACATATGGAAGCAGAAATGTATGGATTGGAGGGCATTCTTTAGGGGCTGGATTTGGTCTTCAAGTGGGAAAGGAACTGGCAAAGGAAATGATTAATGTGGAAGCACATTTATTTAATCCACCTTCTGTTTCACTTGCTATGAGCCTTGGAAATATTGGAGAAAAGGCTGAATATGTTTGGAATAGAACTAGAATTTTGCTTCCTTCAAGTGGTGAACCTCAAATCAGCATTGATGTGGACGAGACTTATGTGGATGAGACTTACATTGTACGATTGAAGAGAATGATGCCTCGTTTATCGCGCTTGATGGATGCTCGTTTAGGAAGAGAAAAATGGGTTCCTCATCTTTATGTTAACAAGAATGATTGGATCAGTTACTTTTATATCCATGCTGATGGAACAAGAGAGAACATCGCCGATGTGGAGAATATGGATCCTTCAAATGAGCACAATGAAGCCAAGTTGTATGTTATCACAAAGGAAGACCAGAAATTTCTCGAGgctcatggcttgaaacaatgGTGGTCAAGTGACGGTAACATAGAGCTTAAGCATGATATCCGCAATGGCAAACTTGTGAGCGTGCAACTTAAATCTTTGAACACTGGTACACCTTCTGAGGTAGCACTTTTCTACTATTCACAATATGTTTCATTAACCACGAGTCACATAAATATTAGAGAAGCGACAGATTATGTGTGGAATATACTTAAATGTGTGCCTCATCATATAAGTGGTAAAGCTCAAATCAGCAATGACGGACAAATGACTTCAGATATAAGTTTGATGGGTTGGATACCCCAATTATCTGGCTTGAAGGATACCAGTTATTGGGTGTGGAAATGGATTCCTCTTCTGTATGCTAATGAGAATGTTGGTGCAGTAAAGAAGATGGTTAGAAAGGAGAATATGGATCATGAAGATGGTCGAATTACTGCAAATTTGTTTACTGTCTCCAAGGAACAACTGAAATTTCTTGCAGCTCATGGTTTGGAACAATAG